In a genomic window of Blattabacterium cuenoti:
- the rpsI gene encoding 30S ribosomal protein S9, which yields MIHSIGRRKRSLARLYLKVGNGLILVNSKKLVQYFPTYLHHKILYPIEIVEKNNQFDIDVKVFGGGYNGQAEAIRLAISRALCQFDIKNRNKLKSEGLLTRDSREVERKKFGQKKARKKYQFSKR from the coding sequence ATGATCCATTCTATAGGAAGAAGAAAAAGATCTCTTGCTCGTTTATATTTAAAAGTAGGAAATGGATTAATACTTGTTAATTCTAAAAAATTGGTCCAATATTTTCCAACATATCTTCATCATAAGATACTATATCCTATTGAAATAGTAGAAAAAAATAATCAGTTTGATATAGATGTAAAAGTTTTTGGAGGGGGATATAATGGACAGGCAGAAGCAATTCGACTTGCTATATCTCGTGCGCTTTGTCAGTTCGATATAAAAAATAGAAATAAACTAAAATCTGAAGGTTTGTTGACACGCGATTCTAGAGAAGTAGAAAGGAAAAAATTTGGTCAAAAAAAAGCTAGAAAAAAGTATCAGTTTTCAAAACGTTAA
- the rplM gene encoding 50S ribosomal protein L13 produces MNYLSLKTISAKKSMIVRSWIIIDATNQILGRLSSKISCIIMGKHKLFFSPHINCGDHVIVINSNKIQMTGKKWNNKKYIYYSGYPGGQKITSIQNLFNKDSRMIIYKSVKGMLPKNRLGRLMLKNLHVYQESEHKHKAQNPILLKLKKL; encoded by the coding sequence ATGAATTATTTGAGTTTAAAAACAATTTCAGCTAAAAAAAGTATGATAGTAAGATCATGGATAATCATAGATGCAACAAATCAAATCTTAGGAAGATTATCTAGTAAAATTTCTTGTATTATAATGGGAAAACATAAACTTTTTTTTTCACCGCATATAAATTGCGGTGATCATGTCATAGTCATTAATTCTAATAAAATTCAAATGACTGGAAAAAAATGGAATAATAAAAAATATATTTATTATAGCGGTTACCCAGGTGGGCAAAAAATAACTTCTATTCAAAATTTATTTAACAAAGATTCAAGAATGATAATATATAAATCAGTTAAAGGTATGTTACCTAAAAATCGTTTAGGACGATTAATGTTAAAAAATTTACATGTATATCAAGAATCTGAACATAAACATAAAGCTCAAAATCCAATATTACTAAAATTAAAAAAATTATGA